A genomic window from Aethina tumida isolate Nest 87 chromosome 4, icAetTumi1.1, whole genome shotgun sequence includes:
- the LOC109606469 gene encoding uncharacterized protein LOC109606469 isoform X7 — protein MKDPDPMFDFDYNAYYTGGFLECCSIDGKTGLIRPNCKNNLCVTFLNKSKKTHKIPFKTKTSIYNILVTEHYLATREKNCISIIEINDLKEVNLKHTIEHKLGFFDAKMHKDETKLGTLTIDLRLQVTDLTTGKHMRTFACNKDKFGQFTFRDTNTFYAVTGREIYLFDLRSRDRNVHDLKLGDCNPLCNLVLHNNDLFLSSRHYLLKADTRDFENVDYYSHALNSMPCYLQVLPEKCLVCCAGQKETQKCLYTGLPLPLSMPSLKRTLRECRLRKDILLNFTVDERIDYSIAGLKLVLEDDEPVVYYSNSLGEIFRQQIGRSTDDWDDVIEKSSELMQEWVENLPKKTPVVNATNIAEAGRLRFALTRVEPSRKAFTAPGNAGKFLEDYGKKYDVDNMDGLAKEFMKVWFEDEEREDEREKIAPEEPYFSKVHNWIQGQEFNDNSFHSFFESDHSNL, from the coding sequence ATGAAGGATCCTGATCCAATGTTTGATTTTGACTATAATGCTTATTATACTGGTGGATTTTTGGAATGTTGCAGTATTGATGGTAAAACAGGTTTAATCAGGCCCAATTGCAAAAACAATTTGTGTGTTACCTTCTTGAATAAGTCAAAGAAAACACACAAAATTCCTTTCAAAACCAAAAcatctatttataatattttggtcaCAGAACATTATTTGGCAACCAGAGAAAAAAACTGCATTagtattatagaaataaatgacCTGAAGGAAGTcaatttaaaacacacaatagaACACAAATTGGGGTTTTTTGACGCAAAAATGCACAAAGATGAAACAAAGCTTGGCACCCTAACTATAGACCTAAGACTACAAGTAACAGACTTAACAACAGGTAAACACATGAGAACATTTGCATGCAACAAAGACAAGTTTGGCCAGTTCACATTCAGAGACACAAACACCTTTTATGCTGTGACTGGAAGGGAAATTTATCTTTTCGACCTGAGATCCAGAGATAGAAACGTGCACGACTTAAAATTGGGCGATTGTAACCCTCTTTGCAATCTAGTTTTGCACAACAACGATTTGTTTTTATCCTCCagacattatttattgaaagcaGACACAAGAGATTTTGAAAATGTGGATTATTACTCACACGCTTTAAACTCGATGCCTTGTTACTTGCAAGTTTTACCTGAAAAATGTTTGGTGTGTTGTGCGGGTCAAAAAGAGACACAGAAATGTTTATACACTGGTTTGCCTTTGCCTCTTTCAATGCCCAGCTTAAAAAGGACGTTAAGAGAGTGTCGGCTTAGGAAAGACATACTTTTAAACTTTACCGTGGATGAACGCATCGACTATTCGATTGCCGGCCTAAAACTAGTGTTGGAAGACGACGAACCTGTCGTCTACTACAGTAATTCACTCGGGGAAATATTCAGGCAACAAATAGGGAGGAGCACTGACGACTGGGACGATGTGATTGAAAAATCCTCAGAGTTAATGCAGGAGTGGGTGGAGAATCTGCCTAAAAAGACGCCGGTGGTCAACGCCACTAACATAGCTGAAGCTGGGCGGTTGAGGTTCGCCCTGACCAGGGTCGAACCGTCCAGGAAGGCGTTTACGGCGCCAGGCAATGCGGGAAAGTTCCTGGAGGATTACGGGAAAAAGTATGATGTGGATAACATGGATGGGTTGGCCAAGGAGTTTATGAAGGTGTGGTTCGAAGACGAGGAAAGAGAGGATGAAAGGGAGAAGATCGCACCTGAGGAGCCCTACTTCAGCAAGGTCCACAACTGGATCCAAGGACAGGAATTCAACGACAACAGCTTTCACAGCTTCTTCGAATCTGATCATTCAAATctctga
- the LOC109606469 gene encoding uncharacterized protein LOC109606469 isoform X4, with the protein MDDILLELPKAKAKYKEEQAKCQVIYKKYKQNIIRERFGKTEYLHIPKGLLRFYQMKDPDPMFDFDYNAYYTGGFLECCSIDGKTGLIRPNCKNNLCVTFLNKSKKTHKIPFKTKTSIYNILVTEHYLATREKNCISIIEINDLKEVNLKHTIEHKLGFFDAKMHKDETKLGTLTIDLRLQVTDLTTGKHMRTFACNKDKFGQFTFRDTNTFYAVTGREIYLFDLRSRDRNVHDLKLGDCNPLCNLVLHNNDLFLSSRHYLLKADTRDFENVDYYSHALNSMPCYLQVLPEKCLVCCAGQKETQKCLYTGLPLPLSMPSLKRTLRECRLRKDILLNFTVDERIDYSIAGLKLVLEDDEPVVYYSNSLGEIFRQQIGRSTDDWDDVIEKSSELMQEWVENLPKKTPVVNATNIAEAGRLRFALTRVEPSRKAFTAPGNAGKFLEDYGKKYDVDNMDGLAKEFMKVWFEDEEREDEREKIAPEEPYFSKVHNWIQGQEFNDNSFHSFFESDHSNL; encoded by the exons ATG GATGACATTTTGTTGGAGTTGCCAAAGGCCAAAGCGAAATATAAAGAAGAGCAGGCTAAATGTCAGGTTATTTATAAGaagtataaacaaaatatcattcGAGAAAGATTTGGAAAAACTGAATACTTGCACATCCCCAAAGGTCTATTAAGATTTTACCAAATGAAGGATCCTGATCCAATGTTTGATTTTGACTATAATGCTTATTATACTGGTGGATTTTTGGAATGTTGCAGTATTGATGGTAAAACAGGTTTAATCAGGCCCAATTGCAAAAACAATTTGTGTGTTACCTTCTTGAATAAGTCAAAGAAAACACACAAAATTCCTTTCAAAACCAAAAcatctatttataatattttggtcaCAGAACATTATTTGGCAACCAGAGAAAAAAACTGCATTagtattatagaaataaatgacCTGAAGGAAGTcaatttaaaacacacaatagaACACAAATTGGGGTTTTTTGACGCAAAAATGCACAAAGATGAAACAAAGCTTGGCACCCTAACTATAGACCTAAGACTACAAGTAACAGACTTAACAACAGGTAAACACATGAGAACATTTGCATGCAACAAAGACAAGTTTGGCCAGTTCACATTCAGAGACACAAACACCTTTTATGCTGTGACTGGAAGGGAAATTTATCTTTTCGACCTGAGATCCAGAGATAGAAACGTGCACGACTTAAAATTGGGCGATTGTAACCCTCTTTGCAATCTAGTTTTGCACAACAACGATTTGTTTTTATCCTCCagacattatttattgaaagcaGACACAAGAGATTTTGAAAATGTGGATTATTACTCACACGCTTTAAACTCGATGCCTTGTTACTTGCAAGTTTTACCTGAAAAATGTTTGGTGTGTTGTGCGGGTCAAAAAGAGACACAGAAATGTTTATACACTGGTTTGCCTTTGCCTCTTTCAATGCCCAGCTTAAAAAGGACGTTAAGAGAGTGTCGGCTTAGGAAAGACATACTTTTAAACTTTACCGTGGATGAACGCATCGACTATTCGATTGCCGGCCTAAAACTAGTGTTGGAAGACGACGAACCTGTCGTCTACTACAGTAATTCACTCGGGGAAATATTCAGGCAACAAATAGGGAGGAGCACTGACGACTGGGACGATGTGATTGAAAAATCCTCAGAGTTAATGCAGGAGTGGGTGGAGAATCTGCCTAAAAAGACGCCGGTGGTCAACGCCACTAACATAGCTGAAGCTGGGCGGTTGAGGTTCGCCCTGACCAGGGTCGAACCGTCCAGGAAGGCGTTTACGGCGCCAGGCAATGCGGGAAAGTTCCTGGAGGATTACGGGAAAAAGTATGATGTGGATAACATGGATGGGTTGGCCAAGGAGTTTATGAAGGTGTGGTTCGAAGACGAGGAAAGAGAGGATGAAAGGGAGAAGATCGCACCTGAGGAGCCCTACTTCAGCAAGGTCCACAACTGGATCCAAGGACAGGAATTCAACGACAACAGCTTTCACAGCTTCTTCGAATCTGATCATTCAAATctctga
- the LOC109606469 gene encoding uncharacterized protein LOC109606469 isoform X1, with amino-acid sequence MYPACGLVSRLRSSGVFAMRHWDYLLSCRHVLARTVSNSLVINWRSFVTMFFVNGKRRYLQQNEQHSLLMDFVERDVFEDCQKSNGEIKVHLPVPLHKPFPILKDDILLELPKAKAKYKEEQAKCQVIYKKYKQNIIRERFGKTEYLHIPKGLLRFYQMKDPDPMFDFDYNAYYTGGFLECCSIDGKTGLIRPNCKNNLCVTFLNKSKKTHKIPFKTKTSIYNILVTEHYLATREKNCISIIEINDLKEVNLKHTIEHKLGFFDAKMHKDETKLGTLTIDLRLQVTDLTTGKHMRTFACNKDKFGQFTFRDTNTFYAVTGREIYLFDLRSRDRNVHDLKLGDCNPLCNLVLHNNDLFLSSRHYLLKADTRDFENVDYYSHALNSMPCYLQVLPEKCLVCCAGQKETQKCLYTGLPLPLSMPSLKRTLRECRLRKDILLNFTVDERIDYSIAGLKLVLEDDEPVVYYSNSLGEIFRQQIGRSTDDWDDVIEKSSELMQEWVENLPKKTPVVNATNIAEAGRLRFALTRVEPSRKAFTAPGNAGKFLEDYGKKYDVDNMDGLAKEFMKVWFEDEEREDEREKIAPEEPYFSKVHNWIQGQEFNDNSFHSFFESDHSNL; translated from the coding sequence ATGTACCCTGCTTGTGGCTTAGTCAGTCGACTGCGTAGTTCTGGTGTGTTTGCTATGCGACATTGGGACTACCTGTTGTCATGTAGACACGTGTTGGCGCGAACTGTCAGTAACAGTTTAGTCATCAACTGGAGAAGTTTTGTGACGATGTTTTTTGTGAACGGTAAACGTAGATACTTGCAGCAGAATGAGCAACACAGTTTGTTAATGGATTTTGTTGAACGTGACGTTTTCGAAGACTGTCAGAAAAGTAATGGTGAAATTAAGGTCCATTTGCCAGTTCCTTTGCATAAACCATTTCCTATTTTAAAGGATGACATTTTGTTGGAGTTGCCAAAGGCCAAAGCGAAATATAAAGAAGAGCAGGCTAAATGTCAGGTTATTTATAAGaagtataaacaaaatatcattcGAGAAAGATTTGGAAAAACTGAATACTTGCACATCCCCAAAGGTCTATTAAGATTTTACCAAATGAAGGATCCTGATCCAATGTTTGATTTTGACTATAATGCTTATTATACTGGTGGATTTTTGGAATGTTGCAGTATTGATGGTAAAACAGGTTTAATCAGGCCCAATTGCAAAAACAATTTGTGTGTTACCTTCTTGAATAAGTCAAAGAAAACACACAAAATTCCTTTCAAAACCAAAAcatctatttataatattttggtcaCAGAACATTATTTGGCAACCAGAGAAAAAAACTGCATTagtattatagaaataaatgacCTGAAGGAAGTcaatttaaaacacacaatagaACACAAATTGGGGTTTTTTGACGCAAAAATGCACAAAGATGAAACAAAGCTTGGCACCCTAACTATAGACCTAAGACTACAAGTAACAGACTTAACAACAGGTAAACACATGAGAACATTTGCATGCAACAAAGACAAGTTTGGCCAGTTCACATTCAGAGACACAAACACCTTTTATGCTGTGACTGGAAGGGAAATTTATCTTTTCGACCTGAGATCCAGAGATAGAAACGTGCACGACTTAAAATTGGGCGATTGTAACCCTCTTTGCAATCTAGTTTTGCACAACAACGATTTGTTTTTATCCTCCagacattatttattgaaagcaGACACAAGAGATTTTGAAAATGTGGATTATTACTCACACGCTTTAAACTCGATGCCTTGTTACTTGCAAGTTTTACCTGAAAAATGTTTGGTGTGTTGTGCGGGTCAAAAAGAGACACAGAAATGTTTATACACTGGTTTGCCTTTGCCTCTTTCAATGCCCAGCTTAAAAAGGACGTTAAGAGAGTGTCGGCTTAGGAAAGACATACTTTTAAACTTTACCGTGGATGAACGCATCGACTATTCGATTGCCGGCCTAAAACTAGTGTTGGAAGACGACGAACCTGTCGTCTACTACAGTAATTCACTCGGGGAAATATTCAGGCAACAAATAGGGAGGAGCACTGACGACTGGGACGATGTGATTGAAAAATCCTCAGAGTTAATGCAGGAGTGGGTGGAGAATCTGCCTAAAAAGACGCCGGTGGTCAACGCCACTAACATAGCTGAAGCTGGGCGGTTGAGGTTCGCCCTGACCAGGGTCGAACCGTCCAGGAAGGCGTTTACGGCGCCAGGCAATGCGGGAAAGTTCCTGGAGGATTACGGGAAAAAGTATGATGTGGATAACATGGATGGGTTGGCCAAGGAGTTTATGAAGGTGTGGTTCGAAGACGAGGAAAGAGAGGATGAAAGGGAGAAGATCGCACCTGAGGAGCCCTACTTCAGCAAGGTCCACAACTGGATCCAAGGACAGGAATTCAACGACAACAGCTTTCACAGCTTCTTCGAATCTGATCATTCAAATctctga